In a genomic window of Gloeocapsopsis dulcis:
- a CDS encoding histone deacetylase family protein — MLPVIYSDEFLEHKTGRFHPETPKRLSAIATALQQSEFAHQLEWRSPTPVTESQAFALVEQIHTPDYIKLVRYIAKTGGGYLDGDTLVSPRSYDVALLAVSAWLDGVKSVLTTHNPAFVLTRPPGHHAESDRGMGFCLFSNAAIAAYYALEQPNINRVAILDWDVHHGNGTQAIVENHPQIAFCSLHQSPCYPGTGQASEQGKYNNVLNLPVSPGSTMAVYQPLFEEKVIPFLSNFQPDLLIVSAGYDANAADPLAEIALQPQDYGKFTEYCLQLTPKVVFGLEGGYDFVALSQSVVATLEKCLMSI, encoded by the coding sequence ATGCTGCCAGTTATCTATTCTGACGAGTTTTTAGAACACAAGACTGGACGGTTTCATCCAGAAACACCCAAACGCTTAAGCGCGATCGCCACAGCACTACAACAATCGGAATTTGCGCACCAATTAGAATGGCGATCGCCTACTCCAGTAACTGAATCTCAAGCGTTTGCCCTCGTTGAGCAAATTCATACACCAGACTACATCAAGCTTGTTCGCTATATAGCAAAAACTGGTGGCGGTTATTTAGATGGAGATACACTTGTTTCTCCGCGCAGCTACGACGTAGCATTGTTGGCAGTAAGTGCGTGGTTAGATGGCGTTAAAAGTGTTCTCACAACGCACAACCCAGCTTTTGTTTTAACACGTCCTCCAGGACATCATGCCGAAAGCGATCGCGGTATGGGATTTTGTCTGTTTTCTAATGCAGCGATCGCGGCGTACTATGCGTTAGAACAACCAAACATCAATCGCGTCGCAATTCTCGATTGGGATGTGCATCACGGTAATGGAACCCAAGCGATTGTTGAAAACCATCCCCAGATAGCTTTTTGCTCACTTCATCAATCTCCGTGCTACCCTGGAACTGGACAAGCATCCGAGCAAGGTAAATACAATAATGTTCTCAATTTACCTGTGTCTCCTGGCAGTACGATGGCAGTTTATCAACCTTTGTTTGAAGAGAAAGTTATCCCATTTTTGTCCAATTTTCAACCGGACTTGTTAATTGTAAGTGCAGGATACGATGCCAATGCTGCTGATCCCTTAGCAGAAATCGCACTACAGCCTCAAGATTACGGTAAATTTACTGAATATTGTCTACAACTAACACCTAAAGTCGTTTTCGGGTTAGAAGGCGGCTACGATTTTGTAGCACTTTCCCAGTCAGTTGTCGCTACGTTGGAAAAATGTTTGATGAGTATTTAA
- the gyrA gene encoding DNA topoisomerase (ATP-hydrolyzing) subunit A gives MTSQDRIIPTDLRNEMSRSYLEYAMSVIVGRALPDARDGLKPVHRRILYAMHELGLTADRPFRKCARVVGEVLGKYHPHGDGSVYDALVRMAQDFSMRLPLINGHGNFGSVDNDPPAAMRYTECRLQAFTGDALLRDIESETVDFTDNFDGSQQEPIVLPARVPQLLLNGASGIAVGMATNIPPHNLGELIDGLVALVHNPELTDSQLMQYIPGPDFPTGGQVLGTSGIREAYTTGRGSITMRGVANIETIEQRGRPEREAIIITELPYQTNKAALIERIAEMVNEKRLEGISDIRDESDRDGMRIVIELKGNAYPRVVLNNLYKQTPLQANFGANMLALVNGEPQLLTIKQFLTVFLDFRIDAISRRTRYELRKAEERDHLLQGLLIALANLDGIIELIRHAADAPTARHELIERYGLSDAQADAILQMQLRRLTALEAEKIRQEHEELQVQIADLRDILARRERILEIIENEVTQIKATHATPRRTVIEPDQGEIGDIDLIANEKALILVTEQGYIKRMPVSTFEAQSRATRGKAATRMKEDDGIEHFLTCCDHDSILFFSDRGVVYCLKAYQIPIGSRTSRGTPMVQMLPIPKNEKITSVVPVSEFTSDEYLVMLTRGGYIKKTALTAFSNIRANGLIAISLEEGDQLRWVRRAREEDSIVIGSRYGMAIHFRTNHDQLRPLGRATRGVKAMKLRQGDELIGMDILPSSVLALIGTATTDIEAEDIEVEEVEEETTELENGSQGPWVLIITMGGYGKRVPVSQFKLYNRATKGKIATKFKARKGFKDQLAALHIVNEEDELMMVTSRGIIIRQAVKAISPQSRSATGVRVQRLDEDDAIAAVALVPPDVSDVTEADN, from the coding sequence ATGACAAGTCAGGATAGGATTATCCCAACTGATCTGCGTAATGAGATGTCCCGGTCCTACCTAGAATACGCGATGAGCGTCATTGTAGGTCGGGCACTGCCGGATGCCAGGGATGGTCTGAAACCTGTGCATCGTCGCATCCTATACGCAATGCATGAACTGGGTTTAACCGCAGATCGCCCATTTCGGAAATGCGCCCGTGTCGTGGGGGAAGTTCTAGGTAAATATCACCCTCACGGTGATGGATCAGTGTATGACGCACTCGTGCGAATGGCACAGGATTTTTCCATGCGATTGCCGTTGATCAATGGGCATGGAAACTTTGGTTCTGTAGATAACGATCCACCAGCAGCAATGCGATACACAGAATGTCGCTTGCAAGCTTTCACTGGTGATGCTTTACTCCGAGATATTGAATCAGAAACGGTAGACTTTACCGATAACTTTGATGGTTCACAACAAGAACCAATTGTTTTACCCGCACGAGTTCCTCAACTCCTACTTAACGGTGCTTCGGGAATTGCGGTGGGAATGGCAACAAACATTCCGCCACATAACCTTGGTGAATTGATTGATGGGTTAGTTGCACTAGTTCACAATCCAGAACTCACTGATAGCCAATTAATGCAATACATTCCTGGTCCTGATTTTCCCACAGGCGGACAGGTATTAGGAACAAGCGGAATTCGCGAAGCCTATACTACTGGGCGTGGTTCAATTACCATGCGTGGTGTAGCCAATATTGAAACAATTGAACAACGCGGACGCCCCGAACGCGAAGCGATTATTATCACCGAACTGCCGTATCAAACGAACAAAGCAGCGTTGATCGAACGAATCGCAGAAATGGTGAATGAAAAGCGGTTAGAGGGAATTTCGGATATTCGGGATGAAAGCGATCGCGACGGAATGCGAATCGTGATTGAACTTAAAGGTAATGCTTATCCGCGTGTTGTCCTGAATAACTTATATAAGCAAACGCCTTTACAAGCTAACTTTGGAGCCAATATGCTGGCTCTAGTGAATGGCGAACCGCAATTACTCACAATCAAGCAGTTTCTTACTGTCTTTTTAGACTTCCGTATTGATGCGATTAGTAGAAGAACGCGCTACGAACTACGCAAAGCGGAAGAACGCGATCACCTGTTGCAAGGATTGTTGATTGCCTTAGCGAACTTAGACGGAATTATTGAGTTGATTCGTCATGCTGCTGATGCACCGACAGCGCGTCACGAACTAATCGAAAGGTATGGCTTATCGGACGCCCAAGCTGATGCAATTTTACAGATGCAACTCCGGCGACTCACGGCATTAGAAGCTGAGAAAATTCGCCAAGAACATGAGGAATTGCAGGTACAGATTGCAGATCTCCGCGATATTTTGGCGCGACGCGAACGCATCCTAGAAATTATCGAAAATGAAGTCACTCAGATTAAAGCTACTCACGCGACACCGCGACGCACAGTCATTGAACCCGATCAAGGTGAAATTGGCGATATTGACTTAATTGCTAATGAGAAAGCTTTAATTCTCGTCACTGAGCAAGGTTACATCAAACGGATGCCAGTTAGTACGTTTGAGGCTCAAAGTCGGGCAACGCGAGGTAAAGCCGCAACGCGGATGAAAGAAGACGATGGGATAGAGCATTTCTTAACGTGCTGCGACCACGATAGCATTTTATTCTTTAGCGATCGCGGTGTTGTCTATTGCCTCAAAGCCTATCAAATTCCGATCGGTTCGCGGACAAGTCGCGGTACACCAATGGTGCAAATGCTGCCAATTCCCAAAAACGAGAAAATTACTTCAGTAGTGCCAGTCAGCGAATTTACCAGCGATGAATATTTGGTCATGCTGACGCGTGGTGGCTATATCAAGAAAACTGCACTCACGGCCTTTAGCAATATTCGGGCAAATGGTTTGATTGCTATTTCCTTAGAAGAAGGCGATCAACTCCGTTGGGTACGACGCGCGCGGGAAGAAGATAGCATTGTCATTGGTTCCCGTTACGGTATGGCGATTCACTTTAGAACCAACCACGACCAATTACGTCCTTTAGGCAGGGCAACACGCGGCGTCAAAGCGATGAAACTGCGGCAGGGAGATGAACTCATTGGTATGGATATCTTGCCTAGTTCTGTGCTGGCATTGATTGGTACAGCAACGACAGATATAGAAGCTGAAGATATTGAGGTTGAAGAAGTTGAAGAAGAAACCACAGAATTAGAAAACGGCAGTCAAGGACCATGGGTGCTGATTATTACGATGGGTGGCTACGGTAAGCGAGTGCCAGTGTCTCAATTCAAGCTGTACAATCGGGCAACAAAAGGTAAAATTGCAACCAAATTTAAAGCACGCAAAGGCTTTAAAGATCAACTGGCCGCATTACATATTGTGAATGAAGAAGACGAACTGATGATGGTGACAAGCCGTGGGATTATCATTCGTCAAGCTGTAAAAGCGATATCACCCCAATCTCGTTCCGCAACTGGAGTGCGCGTTCAGCGTTTAGATGAAGACGATGCGATCGCCGCAGTTGCTTTAGTTCCTCCTGATGTCAGCGATGTAACTGAAGCAGATAATTAG
- the lnt gene encoding apolipoprotein N-acyltransferase, which produces MPTVKPRLSKQHQRWVMPTLVALVSGILMGLTVAPVEAWFLAWIALAPLWVLVLFPTQRLKLLIPLVWGIGYHGVALAWITGVHPMMWMGVPWLASIAIALFCWIAITLWGAVLVTTWAVCMTVFSRGVGTFTRVLIGVALWCGLESLWSLGPLYWSSLSYTQSPHNLVILHLGQISGSLAVTGAIVAVNGLLAEAWIRYQGSGIGNRGLGKSYKAAMRLFASSCLLFVALHLVGFGLYSRPLVQPPQAALKVGIIQGNIPNTIKLYPEGLRRAIAGYTEGYITLADRGVDAVLTPEGALPFMWSEALRTPLYSAVQQKGVTAWIGAFGEQGQSYTNSMFTLTGDGEFSRYDKVKLVPIGEYIPFEQILGGLIHRLSPLEAKQVPGSPDQVFDTPFGRAIAAICYSSAFPEQLRYQANQGGQFILSAANNAHYNPSMPAQHHAQDTMRAIESDRWAVRATNTGYSGIVDPHGKTLWISGLNTYELHAETIYRRTTQTLYVRWGDWLTPLLLGLAVVFKLTSIQASQK; this is translated from the coding sequence ATGCCTACCGTTAAACCTAGATTAAGTAAACAGCATCAGCGGTGGGTAATGCCCACCCTAGTTGCTTTAGTCAGCGGTATTTTGATGGGGTTGACTGTTGCCCCTGTAGAAGCGTGGTTCTTGGCATGGATAGCTTTAGCACCCTTATGGGTGTTAGTTCTATTCCCCACACAACGGCTGAAATTACTGATCCCTTTAGTATGGGGCATTGGTTATCACGGAGTCGCGTTAGCCTGGATTACTGGCGTCCACCCCATGATGTGGATGGGAGTACCATGGCTGGCAAGTATCGCGATCGCACTCTTTTGCTGGATTGCGATTACGCTTTGGGGTGCAGTCTTAGTTACTACTTGGGCAGTCTGTATGACTGTTTTTAGTCGTGGCGTAGGAACATTCACCCGTGTTCTGATTGGAGTTGCTTTGTGGTGTGGTTTGGAGAGTTTGTGGAGTTTGGGACCTTTATACTGGTCTTCGCTTTCTTACACTCAAAGTCCTCATAATTTAGTCATTCTCCATCTAGGGCAAATTTCTGGTTCACTCGCTGTCACAGGTGCAATTGTTGCCGTTAATGGGTTGCTAGCCGAAGCGTGGATAAGATATCAGGGATCGGGAATCGGGAATCGGGGATTAGGGAAGAGTTATAAGGCTGCGATGCGACTTTTTGCTAGCAGTTGTCTACTTTTTGTCGCGTTGCACCTTGTCGGGTTTGGATTGTATAGCCGTCCTTTGGTGCAACCACCCCAGGCGGCTTTGAAAGTAGGGATTATTCAGGGCAATATTCCAAATACTATTAAGCTTTATCCCGAAGGCTTGCGTCGGGCGATCGCGGGTTACACCGAAGGATATATTACTCTAGCCGATCGAGGAGTTGATGCGGTTCTCACACCCGAAGGGGCGTTACCTTTTATGTGGAGTGAAGCGCTGCGTACCCCTTTGTATTCTGCTGTACAACAAAAAGGTGTGACAGCATGGATTGGTGCATTTGGCGAACAAGGACAGAGTTACACCAATAGCATGTTTACCCTTACCGGAGATGGCGAATTCAGTCGTTACGACAAAGTTAAATTAGTACCAATTGGCGAGTATATTCCTTTTGAGCAAATTTTAGGTGGATTGATTCATCGGCTATCTCCTTTAGAAGCCAAGCAAGTTCCAGGTTCTCCTGATCAAGTATTTGATACACCTTTTGGGCGCGCGATCGCGGCAATTTGCTACAGTTCGGCGTTTCCTGAACAGTTACGCTATCAAGCAAACCAAGGTGGACAATTCATCCTTAGTGCTGCTAACAATGCGCATTACAACCCATCAATGCCAGCACAACACCACGCGCAAGATACAATGCGGGCAATTGAAAGCGATCGCTGGGCAGTACGTGCTACAAATACAGGCTACTCTGGTATTGTCGATCCCCACGGTAAAACGTTGTGGATATCGGGCTTGAACACTTACGAGTTACACGCAGAAACAATTTATCGCCGTACTACGCAAACTTTGTATGTGCGCTGGGGAGATTGGTTAACGCCGTTGCTTTTAGGATTAGCTGTAGTATTTAAATTAACCTCGATTCAAGCAAGCCAAAAGTAA
- a CDS encoding alpha/beta fold hydrolase: MFPTFLPSQVQLLKENRAITLAQSIQRELVLTSLSKQAIATAYVHQGKGKPILLLHGFDSSLLEFRYLLPLLARYNETWAVDLLGFGFTERITGIDYNPESIRTHLYSFWQLIKQPLIVVGASMGGATAIDFALNYPQAVEKLVLINSVGFSGDFPIGKFLFPPFDYLAVEYWRQRKLQALYWDFNQSSKLIDAIRCASLHLDMPNWYEAMLSFMKSGGYGDLADKIHKINQPTLILWGDRDDTLSSNDATKFQQAIAQSQLIFLKDCGHVPQIEQPEILVSHIQAFSN; this comes from the coding sequence ATGTTTCCTACTTTTCTACCATCTCAAGTACAGCTACTTAAGGAAAATAGAGCAATTACTCTAGCTCAGAGTATACAGCGTGAGTTGGTTTTGACTTCTTTAAGCAAACAGGCGATCGCTACTGCTTATGTACATCAAGGTAAAGGTAAACCCATCTTACTGCTGCATGGATTTGATAGTTCTCTATTAGAATTTCGCTATCTTTTACCTTTACTAGCTAGGTATAACGAAACTTGGGCGGTTGACTTGCTTGGATTTGGTTTTACTGAAAGAATTACAGGAATTGATTACAATCCAGAGTCGATCAGAACTCATCTTTATAGCTTCTGGCAGTTAATTAAACAGCCATTGATCGTAGTTGGTGCTTCAATGGGAGGTGCAACAGCAATTGATTTTGCACTTAATTATCCGCAAGCAGTAGAGAAGTTGGTATTAATTAACAGTGTAGGCTTTAGTGGTGATTTTCCAATTGGTAAATTTTTGTTTCCACCTTTTGATTATTTAGCAGTAGAGTATTGGCGACAGCGTAAACTTCAAGCCCTTTATTGGGACTTTAATCAATCTTCAAAATTAATAGATGCTATACGTTGTGCCTCATTACATTTAGATATGCCTAATTGGTACGAAGCAATGCTTAGTTTTATGAAAAGTGGTGGATATGGCGATTTAGCAGATAAAATTCATAAAATTAATCAACCAACACTTATTTTATGGGGCGATCGCGATGACACTTTGAGTAGTAATGATGCAACAAAATTTCAACAAGCAATCGCCCAGTCACAACTTATTTTCTTAAAAGATTGCGGTCATGTTCCGCAAATAGAACAACCCGAAATTTTAGTCAGTCATATTCAAGCGTTTTCAAATTAG
- the purT gene encoding formate-dependent phosphoribosylglycinamide formyltransferase: MISTLPQKFLLLGSGELGKEFVITAKRLGNYIVAVDRYANAPAMQVADEYEVISMLNGEDLEAVVQKHQPDFIIPEIEAIRTEKLLEFEQRGITVIPTAKATNFTMNRDRIRELAHTQLGIRTAKYAYAASLDELVKASQDIGFPNVVKPIMSSSGKGQSVVYQPDEVKIAWDYAIKNSRGDSQKVIIEEFIQFETEITLLTIKQWNTPTIFCPAIGHRQENGDYQESWQPATILNELLVKAQAIAQKVTDALGGTGIFGVEFFVTQDEVIFSELSPRPHDTGMVTLISQNLNEFELHLRAILGLPIPQIELLAPSASAVILANEYTDKISYVGVADALAEKDVDLRLFGKPDARPGRRMGVALAKGKNVEEAREKALKAANQVKIV, from the coding sequence ATGATTTCAACACTTCCGCAAAAGTTTCTGTTACTTGGTTCAGGTGAATTAGGTAAGGAATTCGTAATTACAGCAAAGCGATTGGGTAATTATATTGTTGCAGTTGATCGTTATGCTAATGCACCAGCTATGCAAGTAGCTGATGAATACGAAGTTATTTCAATGTTAAATGGCGAGGATTTAGAAGCAGTTGTACAGAAACATCAGCCTGATTTTATTATTCCAGAAATCGAAGCAATTAGAACTGAGAAATTACTTGAATTTGAACAACGTGGGATTACCGTTATACCAACAGCTAAAGCAACAAATTTTACAATGAACCGCGATCGCATTCGCGAACTAGCGCACACTCAACTTGGAATTCGGACTGCTAAATATGCTTATGCGGCTAGTTTAGATGAATTAGTTAAGGCTTCTCAAGATATTGGTTTTCCGAATGTGGTTAAACCAATTATGTCCTCATCAGGAAAAGGTCAATCCGTTGTTTATCAACCTGATGAAGTTAAAATAGCTTGGGATTATGCAATCAAAAATTCTAGAGGAGATAGCCAAAAAGTTATTATTGAAGAGTTTATTCAATTTGAAACTGAGATTACACTCTTAACAATTAAGCAATGGAATACACCGACAATTTTTTGTCCTGCAATTGGGCATCGTCAAGAAAACGGAGATTATCAAGAGTCTTGGCAACCTGCTACAATTTTAAATGAATTATTAGTAAAAGCACAGGCGATCGCCCAAAAAGTTACTGATGCTTTGGGTGGTACAGGAATTTTTGGAGTGGAGTTTTTTGTGACTCAAGATGAGGTTATTTTTTCTGAACTTTCGCCTCGACCACATGATACAGGAATGGTGACGTTAATCTCTCAAAACTTAAATGAGTTTGAATTACATCTTCGAGCGATTTTAGGATTACCTATACCACAAATAGAGTTATTAGCACCTTCAGCTAGTGCAGTCATTTTGGCTAATGAGTATACCGACAAAATTTCCTATGTTGGTGTAGCCGATGCGCTAGCAGAAAAAGATGTTGATCTGAGATTATTTGGTAAGCCAGATGCACGCCCAGGACGACGAATGGGAGTTGCTTTGGCTAAGGGTAAGAATGTAGAGGAAGCAAGGGAAAAAGCACTAAAAGCTGCAAATCAAGTCAAAATCGTTTAG
- a CDS encoding pentapeptide repeat-containing protein yields MLNSATQNLYDACQQFLQKDSRQRLLQLQQLGLARYADFLTQIHLNEANIVCVMRFFQNPSRVKFPQLQGADLSNLILDNNNLIRGDLSGANLQGSSLINADLIFANFTMANLSNANLTGATLNATIWQDALVDNCNFGIGIGLTDIQRQNLILRNAQFD; encoded by the coding sequence ATGTTAAATTCTGCAACTCAAAACCTCTATGATGCGTGTCAGCAGTTCCTCCAAAAAGATAGCCGTCAACGTTTACTACAACTTCAGCAGCTTGGCTTAGCACGTTATGCTGATTTCTTAACGCAAATACACTTAAACGAAGCAAATATAGTTTGTGTTATGCGTTTTTTTCAAAACCCTAGCCGTGTTAAATTTCCTCAGCTTCAAGGTGCAGACTTATCTAATTTAATTTTAGATAACAACAATTTAATTCGGGGAGATTTATCTGGCGCAAACTTGCAAGGGAGTAGTCTTATTAATGCTGATTTAATATTTGCTAATTTTACAATGGCAAATTTGAGCAATGCTAATCTGACAGGTGCAACATTAAATGCAACGATTTGGCAGGATGCTTTAGTTGACAACTGTAACTTTGGTATAGGTATTGGACTAACCGACATTCAGCGACAGAATTTAATACTACGCAACGCCCAGTTTGATTAA
- a CDS encoding zinc-dependent metalloprotease, with protein MKRLPLYIVLLQSLLFVGIKPAIAEIAAVPSQSQSTESQPEENPLQKLPPGVWVLQDNKPQRQPFVWVVDNEKTAKQPFLQPVKDKNKPNIPEHLVTKNTNKQSDLQPFHEVVKDTTKVEGLYTLYAQKDTGKIYLEIKPQQLNQNFLGTITMESGIGERGIYSGMPLQDFLFYFRRVNNNLHFVVRNVNFRTSPGDPQARSLARSFSDSVLYALPIKSIHPQRQTILVDLGDLLLSDVPGLSSHLSAMLSVPYQLDSKKSHFGDAKAFPLNVEIESVYGFSSSNSTNPANLSTIPDSRALTLRVRYSFSELPKNSNYRPRLADERVGYFITAYQDFSNDDRSDPFVRYINRWDLEKQDPNAPLSPPKKPIVFWIENAVPLEYRETIKEGVLMWNQAFEKAGFKDAIQVKQMPNDAKWDPADVRYNTIRWINTVDGFFALGPSRVNPLTGEILDADILVDASFVRRLKYEYRNLIQQHQTQPTSLLSHMMGGSGNLCTNELRQGDSQPTLASAAGIASPVPARLSPLSQMAIEYDLCYGIEAVNQFAIGSLALSLFQNTAPNSDQMKEYIHQYLRLIIAHEIGHTLGLRHNFRGSTLLQPEELNNTTVTQIRGLTTSVMDYIPPNLAPQGMQQGDYFPSVVGSYDIWAIQYGYTPTDAVHPIVEKQFLDEIAQRSAQPELAYATDEDLFDLDPEVNAWDNSSDVLRYSQWQLENSRVMWDRLHKRYPKTGESYAKLSELFDAVFLHYLRHTYYTTKYIGGQTFSRSHAGDPNGRLPFEPIPVEKQRQALATLEKYIFASDAFNFPPDLLNKLAPSRWRHWGSDVMLGRLDYPIHDSVNLMQSLVLKELLSGDRLVRLRDIELKSEPGTVLTLPELFDTLQNDIWTEVIEPNKRTDINSLRRALQREHLKILTAMVLRNSSVPEDARTLAWYKLRQLRGHLNRTLSRSNKFDEYTKAHLEETRDRIEKTLNAQMQSR; from the coding sequence ATGAAGAGGCTACCCTTATATATTGTTTTATTACAAAGTTTATTATTTGTTGGGATTAAACCAGCGATCGCTGAGATTGCTGCTGTACCTTCACAGTCACAATCAACTGAGAGTCAACCAGAGGAAAACCCTTTACAGAAGCTACCCCCAGGAGTATGGGTACTCCAAGATAACAAGCCGCAGCGTCAACCATTTGTTTGGGTAGTAGACAACGAGAAAACGGCAAAACAGCCATTTTTACAACCTGTCAAAGACAAAAACAAACCAAATATTCCAGAACACTTGGTAACAAAAAATACAAATAAGCAATCTGACTTACAACCGTTTCATGAGGTCGTTAAAGATACAACAAAAGTAGAAGGATTGTATACTCTCTACGCGCAAAAAGATACAGGCAAAATTTATTTAGAGATCAAGCCTCAGCAGTTAAATCAAAACTTCTTAGGCACAATTACTATGGAATCGGGCATAGGCGAACGTGGAATTTATAGTGGAATGCCCTTACAAGATTTTTTATTCTACTTCCGTCGTGTCAATAACAACTTACATTTTGTGGTGCGTAACGTCAACTTTCGCACAAGTCCTGGAGATCCGCAAGCGCGATCGCTAGCGCGTTCGTTTAGTGATTCAGTACTTTATGCTTTACCGATCAAAAGTATCCATCCCCAACGTCAAACAATCCTTGTGGATCTAGGAGATCTCCTGCTTAGTGATGTTCCAGGATTATCATCACACTTGTCAGCAATGCTATCAGTTCCCTATCAACTTGATAGCAAAAAATCGCATTTTGGTGATGCTAAAGCTTTTCCCTTAAATGTTGAGATAGAGTCAGTCTATGGCTTTTCTTCCAGCAATAGCACTAACCCAGCAAATTTATCAACGATACCAGATAGTCGTGCACTAACTCTACGTGTCCGCTACAGCTTCTCTGAATTACCCAAAAACAGCAACTACCGTCCGCGTCTAGCTGACGAACGCGTGGGATATTTTATCACAGCTTACCAAGACTTTTCTAATGACGATCGCAGCGATCCTTTCGTTCGTTACATTAATCGCTGGGATCTCGAAAAGCAAGATCCCAACGCCCCGCTATCACCGCCCAAAAAGCCAATTGTCTTTTGGATTGAAAATGCTGTTCCGCTAGAATACCGCGAAACGATTAAAGAAGGCGTCTTGATGTGGAATCAAGCCTTTGAAAAAGCAGGATTCAAAGATGCTATTCAGGTCAAGCAAATGCCCAATGATGCCAAGTGGGACCCTGCTGATGTGCGCTACAACACAATTCGCTGGATTAACACAGTCGATGGCTTTTTTGCTTTAGGGCCATCTCGCGTTAACCCTTTAACTGGAGAAATCTTAGATGCCGATATTTTAGTTGATGCCAGTTTTGTGCGCCGACTCAAGTACGAATACCGTAATTTAATTCAACAACACCAAACACAACCAACATCATTACTATCTCATATGATGGGGGGTTCTGGTAATCTTTGTACCAACGAGTTACGCCAGGGTGACTCACAGCCAACTTTAGCAAGTGCTGCTGGGATTGCCAGTCCAGTTCCTGCGCGTCTGTCACCGCTATCACAAATGGCAATAGAATATGACCTGTGTTATGGCATTGAGGCAGTTAACCAGTTTGCGATCGGTTCGTTAGCACTATCGCTGTTTCAAAACACAGCACCAAACAGCGATCAGATGAAAGAGTATATTCATCAGTACCTACGTTTAATTATCGCCCACGAAATAGGACATACTTTAGGCTTACGGCACAATTTCCGTGGTAGCACATTATTGCAACCAGAAGAGTTGAATAATACAACTGTCACCCAAATTAGGGGTTTAACAACCTCGGTGATGGATTACATTCCACCAAATTTAGCGCCTCAAGGAATGCAGCAGGGAGATTATTTTCCCTCAGTTGTTGGTTCTTATGATATTTGGGCAATTCAGTATGGCTACACACCAACTGATGCAGTACACCCGATCGTTGAAAAGCAGTTTTTAGATGAAATCGCACAGCGATCCGCACAGCCAGAACTTGCTTATGCTACTGATGAAGATTTGTTTGACCTCGATCCCGAAGTAAATGCTTGGGATAACAGTAGCGATGTGCTGCGTTACTCACAGTGGCAGTTGGAAAACTCCCGTGTGATGTGGGATCGCTTACATAAGCGTTATCCAAAAACAGGAGAAAGTTACGCAAAATTGAGTGAGTTATTTGATGCAGTGTTTTTACACTACCTGCGCCATACTTACTACACAACAAAATACATTGGTGGGCAAACTTTCTCACGCAGTCATGCTGGAGATCCTAACGGGAGATTACCATTTGAACCCATACCTGTAGAAAAACAACGTCAAGCTTTAGCAACTTTAGAGAAATATATTTTTGCCTCAGATGCTTTCAATTTTCCACCCGATTTACTCAATAAGTTAGCACCGTCACGATGGCGACACTGGGGTAGCGATGTCATGTTAGGGCGTCTTGATTACCCAATCCATGACAGTGTGAACTTGATGCAAAGTTTGGTACTTAAAGAATTACTTTCAGGCGATCGCTTAGTCCGTTTGCGTGATATTGAACTTAAAAGTGAACCTGGAACCGTATTAACGCTACCAGAATTATTCGATACTCTGCAAAACGACATTTGGACAGAAGTTATCGAACCAAACAAGCGTACTGATATTAATAGTTTACGTCGTGCTTTACAACGCGAACACCTGAAGATTCTAACAGCAATGGTGTTACGGAATTCTTCTGTACCAGAAGACGCGCGAACGCTTGCATGGTATAAACTAAGACAACTTCGCGGTCACTTGAATCGAACTTTATCACGCTCAAACAAATTTGATGAATATACAAAAGCCCACTTAGAAGAAACACGCGATCGCATCGAAAAAACACTCAATGCTCAAATGCAATCGCGATAA